One Rosa chinensis cultivar Old Blush chromosome 3, RchiOBHm-V2, whole genome shotgun sequence DNA window includes the following coding sequences:
- the LOC112191834 gene encoding disease resistance-like protein DSC1 isoform X2: MASSSVIPTKEKYDVFISFRGQDTRKTFTSHLETALIRRKVETYIDYRLERGDEVGPALLKAIEESKISLIIFSEGYASSAWCLDELAHILECREKHGRYVIPIFYDIEPSQVRYQTGSYETAFAQHEQWLKDDKTDKVAKWKEALVKAANLSGSHSASRTARDDSDLVEQVVRDVLTKLNRESSTDLTGLIGVEGRMQKILLELDIIPEDVRVRSVVIWGMGGIGKTTLADAVYHGLSSQFEAHCFLANVRERSGTKGAFSPELYLLRNELLGELLGDRNLAIHPRTIGDVYKERLRSTKVLVVLDDVNDSSQLTFLAGEVPFGRGSRIIITTRDKRLVKVLEETLLVKKVADHDVKIYEAEKLDEDESLQLFHLNAPTYSTESSVSSEEVVDHDVEMYELEESFKSHQLYHSNAPRYSVESYLFSKKVIDRAAGIPLAINILRSLYLKSKGPEQFWDKLKKFPNEGLQSVLLCSFEGIEENEREIFLDIACFHKGEKLCDAKRILAACGLFPDDGIESLIYMSLISIKDDRIWMHDEIQVMGWKIVHKECATDPGQRSRLYTFEDVCDVLERRKKGTPAVQCISLKMVNNEEVLLSPKAFKKMYNLRFLELGSVDINLDDNTDLECLPDALRFISWPRCPLKSLPSNFSPKNLVDIHMPWSKLQRLWNKRQNPKNLRRIDLCRSLELTEIPDLSKCINIESINLKGCRSLVEITSDFGNLTKLTYLNLRGCSKLRKIPELPCTMEFLDLNETVLEELPSSIWSMEKLLELSLHRFKCNIPNVPWNLMSLTSLILTGTGIEQLPSSIGNIVGLKTLDLTWCKSLEFVPDDIYKLHLLEHFLLPHCWQLKKLPLSSTSLCKLICLDLDDCKLLEEIPDGLICSTSLKRLNLRGNGMIVTIPETIKLASGLWYLSIKNCKRLQSIPELPSHLNELNADGCTALKTVSRTEQKQCLDERLESEKHTYCGCVNLDDNARSSIMADAQIRIRRRAASDPGPDYYGRTPLACIRMCPGNEIPRWFSCQTQGSSINIKLPQNWSYNFLAFAFCVVVTIPKSSYLKNLCKSILTTNNGERHRLEFNFDTFWVGVLGAENSDHILVWYRRIPKPEDRQRATEASFDFPAAQCATEASFDFPIELYHLKGRAFNDPSNRIEVKRCGVCFLYPQWQDDDALKFEVINPQQVTTTRKRGRSEDEASGSQMSGHFDRGSQTYCEY; the protein is encoded by the exons ATGGCTTCCTCTTCTGTCATCCCCACAAAAGAAAAGTATGATGTCTTCATCAGTTTCAGAGGCCAGGATACTCGCAAGACTTTTACCAGCCATCTTGAAACTGCTCTGATAAGGAGGAAAGTGGAAACCTACATTGATTACAGACTGGAGAGAGGAGATGAAGTGGGACCCGCCCTTCTAAAAGCAATCGAGGAATCAAAGATTTCCTTGATCATTTTCTCGGAAGGCTATGCTTCTTCCGcgtggtgcttggatgaacttgctCATATACTGGAATGCAGGGAAAAACATGGACGATATGTTATACCTATTTTTTACGATATAGAACCATCACAAGTGCGCTACCAGACTGGAAGTTATGAGACTGCATTTGCTCAACATGAACAATGGTTGAAGGACGACAAGACGGACAAGGTGGCCAAGTGGAAGGAAGCTTTAGTAAAAGCAGCCAATCTATCTGGGTCTCATTCAGCTTCAAGAACTGCTCG GGATGATTCCGATTTAGTTGAGCAAGTAGTCAGAGATGTGTTGACCAAATTGAATCGTGAATCATCAACCGATTTAACTGGTCTGATTGGAGTTGAAGGCCGCATGCAGAAAATTTTATTGGAATTAGACATCATCCCAGAAGATGTTCGTGTTCGCTCTGTAGTTATCTGGGGTATGGGTGGTATCGGCAAGACCACGCTGGCTGATGCTGTATATCATGGACTCTCTTCTCAATTCGAAGCTCACTGTTTTCTTGCAAATGTTAGGGAACGATCAGGTACCAAAGGAGCTTTCTCTCCTGAACTGTATCTTTTGCGAAATGAACTTCTTGGAGAATTACTAGGGGACAGGAATTTAGCTATCCATCCTCGTACTATAGGTGATGTTTACAAAGAGAGGCTCCGCAGTACAAAAGTCCTTGTTGTCCTCGACGATGTGAATGATTCAAGCCAATTAACATTTTTAGCTGGAGAAGTTCCATTTGGCCGAGGAAGTAGAATAATTATAACAACTCGAGATAAGCGACTAGTTAAGGTCCTTGAGGAGACTCTACTAGTGAAGAAAGTAGCTGACCATGATGTTAAGATCTACGAGGCAGAGAAATTAGATGAAGATGAATCTCTTCAGCTCTTCCATTTAAATGCTCCCACATATTCCACGGAAAGTTCAGTATCTTCAGAGGAGGTG GTAGATCATGATGTTGAGATGTACGAGTTGGAGGAATCATTTAAATCTCATCAGCTCTACCATTCAAATGCTCCCAGATATTCCGTGGAAAgttatttattttcaaagaagGTGATAGATCGTGCTGCTGGCATTCCATTAGCCATCAACATTTTGCGTTCATTATACCTTAAATCGAAAGGACCGGAACAGTTTTGGGATAAATTGAAAAAGTTTCCCAATGAAGGACTTCAGAGCGTGTTGCTCTGTAGTTTTGAAGGAATAGAAGAAAACGAGAGGGAGATATTCCTTGATATTGCATGTTTTCACAAAGGGGAGAAACTTTGTGATGCAAAAAGAATATTAGCTGCCTGTGGTTTATTTCCGGATGATGGAATTGAAAGTCTCATTTATATGTCTCTCATATCAATCAAAGATGACCGCATATGGATGCACGATGAAATACAAGTAATGGGTTGGAAGATTGTCCACAAAGAATGTGCTACAGATCCGGGACAGCGCAGTAGGCTGTACACTTTTGAGGATGTCTGTGATGTATTGGAAAGGAGGAAAAAG GGAACTCCGGCAGTTCAATGTATATCCCTGAAAATGGTAAATAATGAAGAGGTACTGTTGAGTCCTAAAGCCTTCAAAAAGATGTATAATCTGAGATTCCTTGAGCTTGGTTCGGTTGATATAAATCTCGACGACAACACAGATCTTGAATGTCTTCCTGATGCCCTTCGATTTATAAGCTGGCCTAGATGCCCTCTGAAATCTTTGCCATCAAACTTTTCTCCAAAAAATCTTGTGGATATTCATATGCCTTGGAGCAAACTCCAAAGACTTTGGAATAAACGCCAG AATCCTAAGAACTTGAGAAGGATTGATCTCTGTCGTTCATTGGAGCTGACTGAAATTCCTGATCTGTCGAAGTGTATAAATATTGAGAGTATTAATCTTAAAGGATGTAGGAGTTTGGTTGAAATCACTTCAGATTTTGGTAATCTTACCAAGCTTACTTATCTGAATCTGAGAGGATGCTCAAAATTGAGAAAAATTCCAGAGCTACCATGCACGATGGAATTCTTAGATTTAAATGAAACTGTACTAGAGGAATTGCCTTCATCAATTTGGTCTATGGAAAAACTTCTTGAGTTGAGTCTTCATAGATTTAAGTGCAATATTCCGAATGTCCCTTGGAACCTCATGTCTCTCACATCTCTTATTTTGACGGGGACGGGAATTGAACAGCTACCCTCATCGATTGGAAATATTGTTGGACTCAAAACATTAGACTTGACTTGGTGCAAGAGCCTTGAGTTTGTCCCAGACGACATCTACAAGCTgcaccttcttgagcatttcttGCTTCCACACTGTTGGCAACTAAAAAAATTACCTCTCTCATCTACCAGTCTCTGCAAGTTAATATGTCTAGACCTTGATGACTGCAAATTGTTGGAAGAAATCCCCGACGGCCTCATTTGCTCAACCTCATTGAAAAGGCTAAATCTACGTGGAAACGGGATGATTGTGACCATACCTGAGACCATCAAATTAGCTTCTGGGCTCTGGTATCTAAGCATCAAGAATTGCAAGCGCCTTCAGTCTATACCAGAACTCCCCAGTCATCTAAACGAGTTGAATGCAGATGGTTGCACAGCATTGAAGACAGTTTCAAGAACAGAACAGAAACAATGTTTGGATGAACGACTTGAATCAGAGAAACATACATATTGTGGTTGCGTAAATTTGGATGATAATGCAAGGAGCAGCATAATGGCAGATGCGCAGATTAGAATTAGGCGAAGGGCTGCTTCTGATCCt GGGCCTGATTACTATGGTAGAACACCACTTGCCTGTATCCGAATGTGTCCGGGAAATGAAATTCCAAGGTGGTTCAGCTGTCAAACACAGGGATCTTCAATAAATATTAAGCTTCCTCAGAATTGGTCCTATAACTTTTTGGCTTTCGCTTTCTGCGTTGTTGTTACAATCCCTAAATCATCTTATCTGAAAAATCTTTGTAAATCCATTCTCACAACCAACAATGGTGAAAGGCATCGTTTAGAGTTCAATTTTGACACATTTTGGGTTGGGGTTCTTGGGGCGGAGAATTCAGATCACATCTTGGTGTGGTACAGAAGAATTCCAAAACCTGAAGATAGGCAGCGGGCGACCGAAGCTTCTTTTGACTTCCCTGCGGCGCAGTGTGCCACCGAAGCTTCTTTTGACTTCCCTATAGAACTTTATCATTTAAAGGGTCGTGCATTTAACGATCCTAGTAATCGAATTGAGGTGAAAAGGTGTGGGGTCTGCTTTCTATATCCCCAATGGCAAGATGATGATGCTCTGAAATTTGAAGTCATTAATCCACAACAAGTTACTACAACTAGGAAACGCGGCCGCTCTGAGGATGAAGCTAGTGGAAGTCAAATGTCTGGTCACTTTGATCGTGGAAGTCAAACTTATTGTGAGTATTGA
- the LOC112191834 gene encoding disease resistance-like protein DSC1 isoform X1 has protein sequence MASSSVIPTKEKYDVFISFRGQDTRKTFTSHLETALIRRKVETYIDYRLERGDEVGPALLKAIEESKISLIIFSEGYASSAWCLDELAHILECREKHGRYVIPIFYDIEPSQVRYQTGSYETAFAQHEQWLKDDKTDKVAKWKEALVKAANLSGSHSASRTARDDSDLVEQVVRDVLTKLNRESSTDLTGLIGVEGRMQKILLELDIIPEDVRVRSVVIWGMGGIGKTTLADAVYHGLSSQFEAHCFLANVRERSGTKGAFSPELYLLRNELLGELLGDRNLAIHPRTIGDVYKERLRSTKVLVVLDDVNDSSQLTFLAGEVPFGRGSRIIITTRDKRLVKVLEETLLVKKVADHDVKIYEAEKLDEDESLQLFHLNAPTYSTESSVSSEEVVDHDVEMYELEESFKSHQLFHLNAPTYSTESSVSSEEVVDHDVEMYELEESFKSHQLYHSNAPRYSVESYLFSKKVIDRAAGIPLAINILRSLYLKSKGPEQFWDKLKKFPNEGLQSVLLCSFEGIEENEREIFLDIACFHKGEKLCDAKRILAACGLFPDDGIESLIYMSLISIKDDRIWMHDEIQVMGWKIVHKECATDPGQRSRLYTFEDVCDVLERRKKGTPAVQCISLKMVNNEEVLLSPKAFKKMYNLRFLELGSVDINLDDNTDLECLPDALRFISWPRCPLKSLPSNFSPKNLVDIHMPWSKLQRLWNKRQNPKNLRRIDLCRSLELTEIPDLSKCINIESINLKGCRSLVEITSDFGNLTKLTYLNLRGCSKLRKIPELPCTMEFLDLNETVLEELPSSIWSMEKLLELSLHRFKCNIPNVPWNLMSLTSLILTGTGIEQLPSSIGNIVGLKTLDLTWCKSLEFVPDDIYKLHLLEHFLLPHCWQLKKLPLSSTSLCKLICLDLDDCKLLEEIPDGLICSTSLKRLNLRGNGMIVTIPETIKLASGLWYLSIKNCKRLQSIPELPSHLNELNADGCTALKTVSRTEQKQCLDERLESEKHTYCGCVNLDDNARSSIMADAQIRIRRRAASDPGPDYYGRTPLACIRMCPGNEIPRWFSCQTQGSSINIKLPQNWSYNFLAFAFCVVVTIPKSSYLKNLCKSILTTNNGERHRLEFNFDTFWVGVLGAENSDHILVWYRRIPKPEDRQRATEASFDFPAAQCATEASFDFPIELYHLKGRAFNDPSNRIEVKRCGVCFLYPQWQDDDALKFEVINPQQVTTTRKRGRSEDEASGSQMSGHFDRGSQTYCEY, from the exons ATGGCTTCCTCTTCTGTCATCCCCACAAAAGAAAAGTATGATGTCTTCATCAGTTTCAGAGGCCAGGATACTCGCAAGACTTTTACCAGCCATCTTGAAACTGCTCTGATAAGGAGGAAAGTGGAAACCTACATTGATTACAGACTGGAGAGAGGAGATGAAGTGGGACCCGCCCTTCTAAAAGCAATCGAGGAATCAAAGATTTCCTTGATCATTTTCTCGGAAGGCTATGCTTCTTCCGcgtggtgcttggatgaacttgctCATATACTGGAATGCAGGGAAAAACATGGACGATATGTTATACCTATTTTTTACGATATAGAACCATCACAAGTGCGCTACCAGACTGGAAGTTATGAGACTGCATTTGCTCAACATGAACAATGGTTGAAGGACGACAAGACGGACAAGGTGGCCAAGTGGAAGGAAGCTTTAGTAAAAGCAGCCAATCTATCTGGGTCTCATTCAGCTTCAAGAACTGCTCG GGATGATTCCGATTTAGTTGAGCAAGTAGTCAGAGATGTGTTGACCAAATTGAATCGTGAATCATCAACCGATTTAACTGGTCTGATTGGAGTTGAAGGCCGCATGCAGAAAATTTTATTGGAATTAGACATCATCCCAGAAGATGTTCGTGTTCGCTCTGTAGTTATCTGGGGTATGGGTGGTATCGGCAAGACCACGCTGGCTGATGCTGTATATCATGGACTCTCTTCTCAATTCGAAGCTCACTGTTTTCTTGCAAATGTTAGGGAACGATCAGGTACCAAAGGAGCTTTCTCTCCTGAACTGTATCTTTTGCGAAATGAACTTCTTGGAGAATTACTAGGGGACAGGAATTTAGCTATCCATCCTCGTACTATAGGTGATGTTTACAAAGAGAGGCTCCGCAGTACAAAAGTCCTTGTTGTCCTCGACGATGTGAATGATTCAAGCCAATTAACATTTTTAGCTGGAGAAGTTCCATTTGGCCGAGGAAGTAGAATAATTATAACAACTCGAGATAAGCGACTAGTTAAGGTCCTTGAGGAGACTCTACTAGTGAAGAAAGTAGCTGACCATGATGTTAAGATCTACGAGGCAGAGAAATTAGATGAAGATGAATCTCTTCAGCTCTTCCATTTAAATGCTCCCACATATTCCACGGAAAGTTCAGTATCTTCAGAGGAGGTGGTAGATCATGATGTTGAGATGTACGAGTTGGAGGAATCATTTAAATCTCATCAGCTCTTCCATTTAAATGCTCCCACATATTCCACGGAAAGTTCAGTATCTTCAGAGGAGGTGGTAGATCATGATGTTGAGATGTACGAGTTGGAGGAATCATTTAAATCTCATCAGCTCTACCATTCAAATGCTCCCAGATATTCCGTGGAAAgttatttattttcaaagaagGTGATAGATCGTGCTGCTGGCATTCCATTAGCCATCAACATTTTGCGTTCATTATACCTTAAATCGAAAGGACCGGAACAGTTTTGGGATAAATTGAAAAAGTTTCCCAATGAAGGACTTCAGAGCGTGTTGCTCTGTAGTTTTGAAGGAATAGAAGAAAACGAGAGGGAGATATTCCTTGATATTGCATGTTTTCACAAAGGGGAGAAACTTTGTGATGCAAAAAGAATATTAGCTGCCTGTGGTTTATTTCCGGATGATGGAATTGAAAGTCTCATTTATATGTCTCTCATATCAATCAAAGATGACCGCATATGGATGCACGATGAAATACAAGTAATGGGTTGGAAGATTGTCCACAAAGAATGTGCTACAGATCCGGGACAGCGCAGTAGGCTGTACACTTTTGAGGATGTCTGTGATGTATTGGAAAGGAGGAAAAAG GGAACTCCGGCAGTTCAATGTATATCCCTGAAAATGGTAAATAATGAAGAGGTACTGTTGAGTCCTAAAGCCTTCAAAAAGATGTATAATCTGAGATTCCTTGAGCTTGGTTCGGTTGATATAAATCTCGACGACAACACAGATCTTGAATGTCTTCCTGATGCCCTTCGATTTATAAGCTGGCCTAGATGCCCTCTGAAATCTTTGCCATCAAACTTTTCTCCAAAAAATCTTGTGGATATTCATATGCCTTGGAGCAAACTCCAAAGACTTTGGAATAAACGCCAG AATCCTAAGAACTTGAGAAGGATTGATCTCTGTCGTTCATTGGAGCTGACTGAAATTCCTGATCTGTCGAAGTGTATAAATATTGAGAGTATTAATCTTAAAGGATGTAGGAGTTTGGTTGAAATCACTTCAGATTTTGGTAATCTTACCAAGCTTACTTATCTGAATCTGAGAGGATGCTCAAAATTGAGAAAAATTCCAGAGCTACCATGCACGATGGAATTCTTAGATTTAAATGAAACTGTACTAGAGGAATTGCCTTCATCAATTTGGTCTATGGAAAAACTTCTTGAGTTGAGTCTTCATAGATTTAAGTGCAATATTCCGAATGTCCCTTGGAACCTCATGTCTCTCACATCTCTTATTTTGACGGGGACGGGAATTGAACAGCTACCCTCATCGATTGGAAATATTGTTGGACTCAAAACATTAGACTTGACTTGGTGCAAGAGCCTTGAGTTTGTCCCAGACGACATCTACAAGCTgcaccttcttgagcatttcttGCTTCCACACTGTTGGCAACTAAAAAAATTACCTCTCTCATCTACCAGTCTCTGCAAGTTAATATGTCTAGACCTTGATGACTGCAAATTGTTGGAAGAAATCCCCGACGGCCTCATTTGCTCAACCTCATTGAAAAGGCTAAATCTACGTGGAAACGGGATGATTGTGACCATACCTGAGACCATCAAATTAGCTTCTGGGCTCTGGTATCTAAGCATCAAGAATTGCAAGCGCCTTCAGTCTATACCAGAACTCCCCAGTCATCTAAACGAGTTGAATGCAGATGGTTGCACAGCATTGAAGACAGTTTCAAGAACAGAACAGAAACAATGTTTGGATGAACGACTTGAATCAGAGAAACATACATATTGTGGTTGCGTAAATTTGGATGATAATGCAAGGAGCAGCATAATGGCAGATGCGCAGATTAGAATTAGGCGAAGGGCTGCTTCTGATCCt GGGCCTGATTACTATGGTAGAACACCACTTGCCTGTATCCGAATGTGTCCGGGAAATGAAATTCCAAGGTGGTTCAGCTGTCAAACACAGGGATCTTCAATAAATATTAAGCTTCCTCAGAATTGGTCCTATAACTTTTTGGCTTTCGCTTTCTGCGTTGTTGTTACAATCCCTAAATCATCTTATCTGAAAAATCTTTGTAAATCCATTCTCACAACCAACAATGGTGAAAGGCATCGTTTAGAGTTCAATTTTGACACATTTTGGGTTGGGGTTCTTGGGGCGGAGAATTCAGATCACATCTTGGTGTGGTACAGAAGAATTCCAAAACCTGAAGATAGGCAGCGGGCGACCGAAGCTTCTTTTGACTTCCCTGCGGCGCAGTGTGCCACCGAAGCTTCTTTTGACTTCCCTATAGAACTTTATCATTTAAAGGGTCGTGCATTTAACGATCCTAGTAATCGAATTGAGGTGAAAAGGTGTGGGGTCTGCTTTCTATATCCCCAATGGCAAGATGATGATGCTCTGAAATTTGAAGTCATTAATCCACAACAAGTTACTACAACTAGGAAACGCGGCCGCTCTGAGGATGAAGCTAGTGGAAGTCAAATGTCTGGTCACTTTGATCGTGGAAGTCAAACTTATTGTGAGTATTGA